Genomic window (Rossellomorea aquimaris):
ATGACATGGATGAAATCTTCTACGACGAACCTTCTGGTGTAATCAGGTAAAGCGTATCTGTTTTTCTGCATAAGAACGAAGCTGGGTTTACCATGCTCTCTTAGCTCTCTCACTTTTGGAATGAATCTTCTGTTGAAGCCGACCATGGCGATTTTGCCGCTTTCTTTTGCGAGCTGAACGATTCTTTCGGTTTCGTGAAAGTTCAAGGAAATCGGTTTGTCTATGTAAACGTTGATGCCATTCTTGAGTAGTTTTTCCGTTATTTCAAAGTGGGCTTCGGTAGCCGTACTCACAAATGCCGCGTCAATATCGGTTGAAATCAGTTCTTCAACATTCTGAACCTTTTCCTGGATGCGATATTTATTTGCCAGAACATTTAAAGTTTCAGCATTTCTTGTGCAAAGCACCAGCTCGATGCCTTCTTTTTTAGAGAGAACTGGTAGGTAGGCTTTCTTGGCGATGTCTCCCAGTCCAATAAGTCCGATTTTCATTTTTTTTCACCCCATTGTTTTTTTGTATCGTTCTTACATTATAATATTCTCTATTTATATATCAAATCTAAGACTGGTCAGGATGCGGGGGAGTTGGAAGGGTTTTGTTAAAACACGAACATTAAAATATAAAATTTAAATAAAATTCGTATTTAGGTTGAATATCGAAGGGGAGTTTGTTATATTAGCAATGTACTAATTACATATCATTACTCGTATATCCTCGGTAATATGGTCTGAGTGTTTCTACCTGGTTCCCATTATAAGAACTAGACTACGAGTTGAAGTATTCGGTTTTACGGTTTTTTGCCGTTGCCATTTTGTGATGGGCATTCCCATAACATCACTTATACTTTAACTTCGAAGGTCTGGAAAGTAGAAACCACTCTACATGTTCTAGATCTTTTTCTTTTGGGCAAAACAGCGAGATATCACCATCTAGAAAAAACGAAAAAGGAGAGATTTTGATGAAAAAGAAACTGGCTATATTTGTATCATTATCCGTACTCGCATTATCCTTATTTACTGGATGCAGTTCCACTTCACAGACTGCAGCTAAAGAAGAAGAGGCAGAGAGGCCCATTATGATTCAAGGTCCAATGCCGATTGAAGCTGAAAAATTTGCAGGGAAATTAGAAAATGTGAAAGAAGAAAAATCGGGATCATTTGTTTTTTACATAGGTACGCTGGATGATTATCCTGTCATCGTTGCCAAAACCGGTAAAGGTATGGAAAACACGGCGGCAGCTACTGCGGTAGCCATTGAGAAATACGATCCAATCGCCATCATCAACCAAGGAACATCAGGTGGACATGATCCTGAATTGCATGTATTTGATATCGTATTAGGAGAAAGAACCGTAAACCTGGGTTCATTGAAAACAGCGGACAAAGCTGATAACGAAGGAATTGATCCAACCGTCTGGAAGCCAATGGACTTAATGGCTTCTGAAGGCAGTGCAGGTGAAGATCCAAATGCTGAGAAAATCCGATACTACGATGGAGACGAGGACTTACTTGAAGCTGCCAAAGCAGTAAAGGATACATACGCCGATGGAAAGATTGTCGAAGGTACCATCGGTTCTGCTGATGTGTGGAATAATGAAGTGGACCGCATCCAATGGTTCCATGAGAAATACGGTACTTCTGTAGAAGAAAT
Coding sequences:
- a CDS encoding Gfo/Idh/MocA family oxidoreductase, whose amino-acid sequence is MKIGLIGLGDIAKKAYLPVLSKKEGIELVLCTRNAETLNVLANKYRIQEKVQNVEELISTDIDAAFVSTATEAHFEITEKLLKNGINVYIDKPISLNFHETERIVQLAKESGKIAMVGFNRRFIPKVRELREHGKPSFVLMQKNRYALPDYTRRFVVEDFIHVIDTLRFLMETEVQDVKVQYLKKDDMLHHLVVQLIGEECTSVGIMNRDGGVTEEIIEYSAGHHKYVVNSLVETTHYHNKEVSLSSFGDWEPTLYKRGFYDLVDHFIDCVENDTTSAPSIEDSLVTHEICERIVGMIE
- a CDS encoding 5'-methylthioadenosine/S-adenosylhomocysteine nucleosidase, which encodes MKKKLAIFVSLSVLALSLFTGCSSTSQTAAKEEEAERPIMIQGPMPIEAEKFAGKLENVKEEKSGSFVFYIGTLDDYPVIVAKTGKGMENTAAATAVAIEKYDPIAIINQGTSGGHDPELHVFDIVLGERTVNLGSLKTADKADNEGIDPTVWKPMDLMASEGSAGEDPNAEKIRYYDGDEDLLEAAKAVKDTYADGKIVEGTIGSADVWNNEVDRIQWFHEKYGTSVEEMEGAAAAQIAGAYDVAFLGIRVLSNNKTNNGAYNPETASANQEYVYEVVKEYISMMETK